Proteins encoded together in one Calditrichota bacterium window:
- a CDS encoding TolC family protein, which yields MKHTILIIAVLFVFSAGQAMTLEEAVALGKTRSLAQQKPRIEKLKARGQLDEAWSNALPQIDGSVGYQRAIKKGKIFFPNPETGEFTALELDQDNALQANVTLNQPLFTFGRIAAGVRGAKAYSQAADHGVAQQNLQTELDVMQRFWAVLTMREVVKARELSLAVSDSSLSRAERMRGVGLLSDYDVLRVRVQAQNQRPALDKARSDLQLAELSIKEYLGVPLDTSIVFEGNLTDFAMYVDTTSVEDKLRERDDVSALRNAAVAQQNLYIIFKNARYPTLGGQVKYQWQWSNNEWDVNPRNNYSALYAGVSLSIPIWSSGATHGKALQYKADWRRAELNLVQAERGAKLQYESATRDLNTAISNESAASLAVDLAEEARRIAQTKFAQGQITPLEMDSAQLDELTARVSLADANYRRLLASAQVRLALGQSPYAN from the coding sequence TTGAAACACACCATTCTAATTATAGCTGTGCTGTTTGTCTTCAGCGCCGGGCAAGCGATGACACTCGAAGAAGCCGTCGCACTCGGAAAAACCCGCTCACTGGCCCAGCAAAAACCGCGCATCGAGAAACTCAAGGCGCGCGGCCAATTGGACGAAGCGTGGTCTAACGCCTTGCCGCAGATTGACGGCAGCGTAGGCTACCAACGCGCTATTAAGAAGGGCAAAATATTTTTCCCCAATCCTGAAACTGGCGAATTCACGGCGCTCGAACTCGATCAGGACAATGCCTTGCAAGCCAACGTCACGTTGAATCAGCCTCTGTTTACATTTGGCAGAATCGCGGCCGGCGTGCGCGGGGCAAAGGCCTACTCCCAAGCCGCGGATCACGGCGTTGCGCAGCAAAATTTGCAGACTGAGTTGGACGTTATGCAGCGCTTTTGGGCCGTGCTGACGATGCGCGAAGTCGTCAAAGCACGTGAGCTGAGCCTGGCAGTCAGTGACAGCTCGCTTTCGCGCGCGGAACGCATGCGCGGCGTGGGATTGCTGAGCGATTATGACGTCCTGCGTGTCCGCGTGCAAGCACAAAACCAGCGGCCAGCGCTTGACAAAGCCCGCAGCGACTTGCAACTCGCGGAACTCTCGATAAAAGAATACCTCGGTGTGCCGCTGGACACGAGCATCGTGTTCGAAGGGAACCTTACGGATTTCGCGATGTACGTTGATACGACGTCCGTCGAGGATAAACTGCGCGAGCGCGACGACGTTTCCGCACTCAGAAATGCCGCCGTGGCACAGCAGAATCTCTACATCATCTTCAAGAACGCGCGCTATCCGACTCTTGGCGGACAAGTCAAATACCAGTGGCAGTGGTCAAACAATGAGTGGGATGTGAATCCACGCAACAACTATTCCGCACTTTATGCCGGCGTCTCTCTGTCGATACCGATTTGGAGCAGCGGCGCCACGCACGGAAAGGCGCTGCAATACAAAGCGGATTGGCGGCGCGCTGAACTGAATCTGGTGCAAGCGGAACGTGGCGCGAAATTGCAATACGAATCTGCGACGCGCGATCTGAATACTGCGATTAGCAATGAATCCGCAGCGTCGCTCGCCGTAGATCTTGCCGAAGAAGCGCGCCGAATCGCTCAAACGAAATTCGCGCAAGGTCAAATCACACCGCTCGAAATGGACTCTGCGCAGCTTGACGAACTGACCGCACGCGTTTCGCTGGCGGATGCCAACTACCGCCGCTTGCTCGCATCGGCACAGGTGCGGCTCGCGCTTGGACAATCTCCCTACGCCAACTGA
- a CDS encoding efflux RND transporter periplasmic adaptor subunit, with protein sequence MSRTRIIMIAAAAVLVIAITIAKASRDQRDGAQSAYTAVIPVSGFVLETEPFYKYIDESGTLTGNRESVLSAEVGGQVEQIYVEIGDVVKAGQALLRLDDELLSLEAERSKIAFDKAKLDFQRVEAVYQDKGLSESDLESARLGMKSAEVQYRAAKKMFEDATVRAPYAGTVSSKMTEVGQMIDKGQPVFEIVDISKMKLPIHVSENEIQDIHLGATAKIFVESLRDTLVAEVTAIGARSMQGSRTFPVEMTMDGADNVRSGMFARVSIFAGVDSSSLVIPRAATLPDVGRTVVFVAKGSKAEKKTVRILGTDEDQMSVNGLMPGDTVILIGNQLLTQGSQINLTLE encoded by the coding sequence ATGAGCAGAACTCGCATCATCATGATTGCCGCTGCGGCGGTGCTCGTGATCGCCATCACAATAGCCAAGGCGTCGAGAGACCAGCGCGACGGCGCGCAATCCGCGTACACGGCCGTCATTCCCGTCAGCGGCTTCGTTCTTGAAACGGAACCGTTCTACAAGTATATCGACGAGAGCGGCACGTTGACGGGCAATCGTGAATCCGTCCTTTCCGCAGAAGTCGGTGGACAGGTTGAACAAATCTATGTTGAGATCGGCGACGTCGTAAAGGCGGGCCAAGCCTTACTCCGGCTCGACGACGAACTGCTTTCCCTTGAAGCTGAACGCTCGAAGATAGCGTTCGACAAGGCCAAGCTCGATTTTCAGCGTGTTGAAGCAGTGTATCAAGACAAAGGTCTCTCCGAATCCGATCTCGAGAGCGCACGCCTCGGCATGAAATCCGCGGAAGTTCAATACCGTGCCGCGAAAAAGATGTTCGAGGACGCGACAGTTCGTGCGCCCTATGCGGGTACCGTCTCGTCGAAGATGACGGAAGTCGGCCAAATGATCGACAAGGGCCAGCCCGTGTTTGAGATCGTGGACATCAGCAAAATGAAACTCCCGATCCACGTTTCCGAAAATGAAATTCAGGACATTCACCTTGGCGCGACCGCGAAAATCTTTGTCGAATCGCTGCGGGACACGTTAGTTGCGGAAGTGACGGCAATCGGGGCTCGTTCGATGCAAGGCTCGCGCACGTTTCCAGTTGAAATGACGATGGATGGCGCCGACAATGTCCGCTCCGGAATGTTCGCGCGAGTCAGTATTTTTGCCGGCGTTGATTCATCGAGCTTGGTGATTCCGCGCGCGGCCACGCTGCCGGACGTCGGGCGTACAGTCGTATTTGTCGCCAAAGGCTCAAAGGCGGAGAAAAAAACCGTGCGGATCTTGGGTACGGACGAAGATCAAATGTCCGTCAACGGATTGATGCCGGGAGATACTGTGATTCTCATAGGCAATCAACTGTTGACGCAAGGATCGCAAATCAACCTCACGCTGGAGTAA